A genomic window from Sphingobacterium sp. BN32 includes:
- the prmA gene encoding 50S ribosomal protein L11 methyltransferase has protein sequence MKYSAVTFTSSTIEDWQKDLLISVLAEIGFDTFEDIDGGFEAYIPSANLDIQALESVLLSEVDGFDLDYQVKEIEEKNWNQLWESNFNPILVDNKCYVRATFHEDRPEFPYQIIIDPKMSFGTGHHQTTSMMLSFILENDFNAKEVLDMGCGTGILAILASKRGAKQLLAVDYDPICVDSVIENIQLNDVDNIAAKLGSKEAIEGLTFDTIFANINRNILLDQLETYSTCLANGGELYLSGFYDGEDLEILKQKADSVGFQYVENKVLDNWCAAKFTKAN, from the coding sequence ATGAAATACTCAGCAGTTACTTTTACATCTTCAACTATTGAAGACTGGCAAAAGGATTTGCTAATTTCTGTATTAGCAGAAATTGGTTTTGATACTTTCGAAGATATTGATGGAGGTTTTGAAGCCTATATCCCTTCTGCTAATTTAGATATACAAGCTTTGGAATCTGTACTACTAAGTGAGGTTGATGGATTTGACTTAGACTATCAGGTAAAGGAAATTGAAGAGAAAAATTGGAATCAACTATGGGAAAGTAATTTCAATCCGATTCTTGTAGACAATAAATGCTATGTCCGTGCGACATTTCACGAAGATCGTCCGGAGTTCCCTTATCAGATTATCATAGATCCGAAAATGTCCTTTGGTACGGGGCATCACCAAACGACTTCCATGATGCTTTCTTTTATTTTAGAAAATGATTTCAATGCTAAAGAGGTATTGGACATGGGCTGTGGTACAGGAATTTTAGCCATTCTTGCTTCGAAAAGAGGAGCAAAGCAATTGCTTGCTGTGGATTACGACCCGATTTGTGTAGACAGCGTCATTGAGAACATCCAATTAAATGATGTTGACAATATAGCCGCTAAATTGGGATCCAAGGAAGCTATCGAAGGTTTGACTTTTGATACTATATTTGCTAATATTAACAGGAATATTTTGCTAGATCAACTAGAAACATATTCTACCTGTTTAGCAAATGGAGGGGAACTGTATCTGTCTGGATTCTATGATGGTGAAGACTTGGAAATTCTCAAACAAAAGGCCGATTCAGTTGGTTTCCAATATGTGGAAAATAAAGTTCTCGATAATTGGTGTGCAGCCAAGTTTACTAAAGCTAATTAA
- a CDS encoding UDP-N-acetylmuramate--L-alanine ligase, which yields MRIHFIAIGGSIMHNLAINLAEQGHQVSGSDDQIVEPSKSHLLEAGLLPKELGWFPDKVTEDIDAVILGMHAEEENPELKKAQELGLKIYSFPEFVYEQSADKIRVVIAGTYGKTTITSMIMHVLKKLGKPFDYLVGAQLEGFDDLLQLNPDHNLIIIEGDEYFASSVDKHSKFLEYKPNIALISGVEWDHFKTVIGEEAYYKQFEDFIRTIVPKGTLIYNKDDERTRTIVERTMDIKINRHGYKLPEYSINKGVTYLNHGEDRIPLKIFGKHNLSNVAGAFTVCEWLGVKRDEFYHAIQDFKSSIRYLEFVASQNGSVVYQDFAHTPSKLRSSIHAVKEQFPNQALVTVIELNAYDSLDSHVIQEYTNSMNESDFAAVFVNISLLKEKNIVLDNAIENLTQAFNHPSFQVITQIADLERFLEGFKSTGYNLLFMSSNNYNGVNMSSFADKFLRNF from the coding sequence ATGCGTATTCATTTTATTGCCATTGGCGGAAGCATAATGCATAATTTGGCTATTAACTTAGCCGAGCAAGGCCATCAAGTAAGTGGTTCTGACGATCAAATTGTCGAGCCATCTAAATCTCATTTACTTGAAGCTGGACTGCTTCCTAAAGAACTAGGGTGGTTTCCCGACAAAGTTACTGAGGATATCGACGCGGTCATTCTTGGGATGCATGCCGAGGAAGAAAATCCGGAGTTGAAAAAGGCACAGGAATTAGGACTTAAAATTTACTCATTTCCTGAATTCGTTTATGAGCAAAGCGCCGATAAAATACGGGTGGTAATTGCAGGAACTTACGGTAAGACGACAATCACAAGCATGATTATGCATGTGTTAAAGAAGCTCGGAAAGCCGTTTGACTACTTGGTTGGTGCTCAGTTGGAAGGATTTGACGATTTATTACAACTAAACCCTGACCACAACTTGATCATCATCGAGGGCGATGAATATTTTGCATCCTCTGTCGATAAGCATTCTAAGTTTTTAGAATACAAACCTAATATTGCTTTGATTTCTGGTGTTGAGTGGGATCACTTTAAAACGGTCATTGGCGAAGAAGCTTACTACAAGCAATTTGAGGACTTTATAAGAACGATTGTTCCGAAAGGCACCCTAATCTATAATAAAGACGATGAGCGCACTAGAACGATTGTAGAGCGCACGATGGATATCAAAATAAACCGTCATGGATACAAGCTCCCGGAGTATTCGATAAATAAAGGAGTAACCTATCTAAACCACGGTGAAGATCGTATTCCTTTAAAGATTTTTGGAAAACATAATCTCTCCAATGTAGCAGGAGCTTTTACCGTTTGTGAATGGTTAGGCGTCAAGCGGGATGAGTTCTATCATGCGATCCAAGATTTTAAGAGTTCTATTCGCTATCTAGAATTTGTCGCAAGTCAGAATGGCAGTGTCGTTTATCAGGACTTCGCCCATACGCCGTCGAAATTACGATCGAGTATACATGCGGTCAAAGAGCAATTCCCGAATCAAGCGCTCGTGACGGTAATTGAGTTGAATGCATACGATAGCCTCGATAGTCATGTGATTCAAGAGTACACCAACAGCATGAATGAGTCTGATTTTGCAGCCGTTTTTGTGAATATTTCTCTTTTAAAGGAAAAAAATATAGTATTGGATAATGCAATTGAAAATTTAACTCAAGCTTTCAATCATCCATCATTCCAAGTGATAACACAAATAGCTGATTTAGAGCGTTTTTTAGAGGGTTTTAAGTCAACAGGCTACAATTTGCTATTTATGAGTTCAAACAATTACAATGGGGTAAATATGTCAAGCTTTGCGGACAAATTTTTAAGAAATTTTTAA
- a CDS encoding helix-turn-helix domain-containing protein, with translation MNALGKKIRLLRHQKGWSQEDVAKRLDISIPAFSKIETGITDVNLSRLNQISKLFGLSLVQLLSTSDPEEDKQIQNEVNELQKRLQAREAEVIDLQKKVIDLYEQLHKK, from the coding sequence ATGAATGCATTAGGAAAAAAAATTAGATTACTTAGACACCAGAAGGGCTGGAGTCAGGAGGATGTAGCCAAGCGATTGGATATCTCGATTCCTGCGTTTTCAAAGATTGAAACAGGGATTACAGATGTTAATCTTTCAAGGTTAAACCAAATTTCAAAGTTATTTGGACTGTCATTAGTACAGCTTTTATCTACTTCAGATCCTGAAGAAGATAAACAAATCCAAAATGAAGTTAATGAATTACAGAAGAGATTACAGGCTCGTGAAGCTGAAGTAATTGATTTACAGAAAAAAGTAATTGATCTATACGAACAATTGCACAAGAAATAA
- a CDS encoding RNA polymerase sigma factor RpoD/SigA produces the protein MRQLKITQSITNRESQSLDKYLHEIGKVDLISAEEEVILAQRIREGDQVALEKLTKTNLRFVVSVAKQYQNQGLTLGDLINEGNLGLIKAAKRFDETKGFKFISYAVWWIRQSILQAIAEQSRIVRLPLNQVGSLSKISKAFSKLEQEYEREPSPEELADILETTVDKVSDTLSNSGRHVSMDAPFVQGEENTLLDVLENSDPDTDSSLIDESLSEEIKRSLATLTEREREIIVLFFGLGSNHQLSLEEIGEKFSLTRERVRQIKDKALQRLRHTSRSKILKSYLG, from the coding sequence ATGAGACAGCTCAAAATTACGCAATCCATCACCAATCGTGAGTCCCAATCGTTAGATAAATACTTACATGAAATTGGAAAAGTAGATTTAATTTCAGCAGAAGAAGAAGTTATTCTAGCACAAAGAATCCGCGAAGGTGATCAAGTAGCATTAGAGAAATTAACAAAAACCAATCTTCGCTTTGTCGTTTCAGTTGCAAAACAATACCAGAATCAAGGTCTAACATTAGGTGACTTGATCAATGAGGGCAATTTAGGCTTAATTAAGGCAGCAAAACGCTTCGACGAAACTAAAGGATTTAAGTTTATCTCCTATGCGGTTTGGTGGATTCGTCAATCTATTCTTCAAGCAATTGCAGAGCAATCTCGTATCGTTCGTCTACCTTTAAACCAAGTAGGATCATTAAGCAAAATTAGTAAGGCCTTCTCGAAATTAGAGCAAGAATACGAACGTGAGCCATCACCAGAAGAGTTAGCAGATATCCTTGAAACAACCGTTGATAAGGTTTCTGATACATTAAGTAATTCTGGTCGCCACGTATCGATGGATGCTCCATTCGTGCAAGGAGAAGAAAACACATTACTTGACGTTTTAGAAAATAGCGACCCTGATACAGATAGTTCATTAATTGATGAGTCATTATCTGAAGAGATTAAACGTTCGTTAGCAACACTAACGGAAAGAGAACGCGAAATTATCGTTCTGTTCTTTGGATTAGGATCTAATCATCAATTGTCACTTGAAGAAATCGGCGAAAAATTTAGCTTAACTAGAGAGCGCGTTCGTCAAATTAAAGATAAAGCTTTACAGCGACTACGCCACACTTCTAGAAGCAAGATTCTTAAATCGTATTTAGGATAG
- a CDS encoding helix-turn-helix transcriptional regulator — MPIMIHLDQMMSKKKMSLNELSDKVGITLSNLSIIKNQKAKAIRLSTLDAICRALECQPGDILEFKEL; from the coding sequence ATGCCGATTATGATTCACTTGGACCAGATGATGTCTAAAAAGAAAATGTCACTCAATGAATTGAGTGACAAAGTGGGAATAACCTTATCAAATCTATCCATCATAAAAAATCAGAAAGCGAAAGCTATTCGATTGAGTACCTTGGATGCTATTTGCAGGGCATTAGAATGTCAGCCTGGCGATATCTTGGAGTTTAAGGAACTATAA
- the fmt gene encoding methionyl-tRNA formyltransferase codes for MRIIFMGTPDFAVASLKALIDAGENVVAVVTAPDKPAGRGQKLHQSAVKQFAVENNLPVLQPEKLRSPEFIEELRSYQADLQVVVAFRMLPEIVWDMPKNGTVNVHGSLLPNYRGAAPINHAVINGEKKTGVTTFLLQHEIDTGNILLADEVEIKETDDAGTVHDKLMNLGAALIVKTVAAIKQGTVSPIPQSGLIKESEIKHAPKIFKEDCQIDWDRDNSTIYNFIRGLSPYPTAFTHLDNKVLKVYKTEKELVPHSYEAGSFISDGKTYLKVATLDGFIKLREIQIEGKKRMDVADFLRGYKSGETIIVP; via the coding sequence ATGCGTATAATTTTCATGGGCACCCCCGATTTTGCAGTTGCCTCGTTAAAAGCTTTAATAGATGCAGGTGAAAACGTAGTTGCCGTCGTAACGGCTCCTGATAAGCCGGCAGGGAGAGGTCAAAAGCTTCATCAATCTGCTGTTAAGCAGTTTGCTGTCGAAAACAACCTGCCCGTTCTACAGCCTGAAAAACTGAGATCTCCAGAATTTATCGAGGAACTTCGCTCCTATCAGGCAGATTTGCAAGTTGTCGTAGCTTTTAGGATGTTGCCTGAAATCGTATGGGATATGCCGAAAAATGGAACGGTGAATGTTCATGGATCATTGTTGCCAAATTATCGTGGTGCTGCCCCTATTAATCATGCCGTCATTAATGGAGAGAAGAAAACCGGCGTAACGACTTTTTTGCTTCAGCATGAAATTGACACTGGAAATATTCTTTTGGCAGACGAGGTTGAAATTAAAGAAACGGATGATGCTGGTACGGTGCATGATAAACTAATGAACCTTGGTGCTGCACTAATCGTTAAAACAGTCGCAGCTATTAAGCAGGGAACAGTAAGTCCAATCCCCCAAAGTGGACTAATTAAAGAGTCTGAGATTAAACATGCGCCAAAGATTTTTAAAGAAGATTGTCAAATTGATTGGGATAGGGATAATAGCACCATTTACAATTTTATCCGTGGTTTGAGCCCTTATCCAACAGCCTTTACGCACTTGGATAATAAAGTTCTGAAGGTATATAAAACGGAAAAAGAACTTGTTCCGCACAGTTACGAAGCAGGTAGTTTCATCAGCGATGGTAAGACTTACCTGAAAGTTGCAACCCTTGACGGATTTATTAAACTAAGAGAAATTCAGATTGAGGGAAAGAAGCGGATGGACGTCGCAGATTTTCTTAGAGGGTATAAATCCGGAGAAACCATTATAGTTCCTTAA
- a CDS encoding FtsX-like permease family protein, with amino-acid sequence MNFPFFLAKRITLSGNRTFSKLIVRVTIGALTLAILAIIMAVAILRGFKGEITDKQRGFFGDVIILKNDRNDSYVNTPISLTKSQIQTLEADSNVINVYPFATKAGIMNVKGEVEGVLLKGIDQNYDQEFLSKTIIEGEPIDFKAENAENQLLISTLIANRLNLKVGDDFIMYFIQEPVRKRKFTIRGIYTTNSEELDKIYVIGSLSLIRKLNTLAENEAGGYEVRVKDFNRLAKTTQDVNDQLPIELYATNVVEQMPDIFNWLNMLDMNDNIIFVLMVVVAVINMISALLISILERSPMIGILKSLGMQNRKIRTVFLYNSLYLIGYGLLLGNFLAIALYFFQRSTHFFKLDPSVYYVSFVPMDISWLTVIWLNLALILIALITLFIPSMLISRISPIKTIQFK; translated from the coding sequence TTGAATTTTCCATTTTTCTTAGCCAAACGAATTACACTATCTGGAAATCGTACTTTCTCGAAACTTATCGTGCGAGTGACGATAGGAGCTTTGACGCTTGCTATTTTGGCGATAATTATGGCTGTAGCCATATTGCGAGGATTCAAAGGTGAAATCACCGATAAGCAACGCGGCTTCTTTGGAGATGTCATCATCTTAAAAAATGATCGTAACGACTCTTATGTGAATACGCCAATTTCGCTTACAAAAAGTCAAATTCAAACGCTAGAGGCAGACAGCAATGTAATCAATGTTTATCCTTTCGCCACTAAGGCGGGAATTATGAATGTTAAGGGGGAAGTCGAAGGTGTCCTTCTGAAAGGCATTGATCAGAATTATGATCAAGAATTCCTCTCCAAAACGATCATTGAAGGCGAGCCAATTGATTTCAAAGCCGAGAATGCCGAAAATCAATTGCTGATTTCCACGCTGATCGCCAACAGACTAAATCTTAAAGTCGGAGATGATTTTATCATGTATTTCATCCAAGAACCAGTCAGGAAACGAAAATTCACAATTCGCGGGATTTATACAACAAACTCGGAAGAACTGGATAAAATCTATGTAATCGGTTCTTTATCACTGATTCGAAAGCTGAACACTCTTGCTGAAAATGAAGCGGGCGGTTATGAAGTTCGCGTAAAAGATTTTAATCGACTTGCGAAGACAACGCAAGATGTCAATGACCAGCTGCCTATCGAGTTATATGCGACCAATGTCGTAGAACAAATGCCAGATATTTTCAACTGGTTGAATATGCTTGATATGAACGATAATATCATTTTCGTGCTGATGGTTGTGGTTGCAGTGATTAACATGATATCAGCCTTGTTGATCAGTATTCTTGAGCGATCCCCGATGATTGGTATCCTGAAATCTTTGGGTATGCAGAATCGAAAAATCCGAACGGTATTCCTTTATAATTCGCTCTATCTAATTGGATATGGCTTATTGTTGGGGAATTTTCTTGCTATTGCACTTTATTTTTTCCAACGCAGTACACATTTTTTCAAGCTCGATCCGTCAGTTTACTACGTATCCTTTGTCCCGATGGATATCTCCTGGCTAACAGTTATTTGGCTAAACCTGGCGTTGATCTTGATTGCGTTGATTACCCTATTTATACCTTCCATGCTGATTAGCAGAATATCGCCGATAAAGACCATACAGTTTAAATAG